CACTCTTTTTGATTCCACCGGCGTGATTGCACACAGTTTGCAGAAAGCATGTGAAGCGCTGGGGTTGGCAGTACCAACGCTTCAGGAGGCGAAACATGTCATTGGCTTGGGCTTCAATGAGGCGATTGCGCAGCTTGTGGGGCCGCTCAATGCAGAGCAATCGGCTGCATTCATGACGGCTTATCGACGCAATTACTTTGCCGGAGAGTCGTTGGTGACATTGTATGATGGTATTTTGGAGTTGTTAAACGGTTTGCAATGGCAAGGCCGTTTAATGGCGGTGGCGACGGGGAAGTCGCGTGCGGGTTTAAATCGAGTGTTATTGGATGGTCATTTAAGGTCTTATTTTGATGCAACGCGAACGGCTGATGAGACGGCGTCGAAGCCCCATCCACAGATGCTGTTTGAGTTGCTTGATGAGCTGGACGTGCCGCCACATCAAGCGGTGATGGTGGGTGACACGACGTATGATATTGACATGGCGAATGCCGCAGGTATGGCTTCCGTTGCAGTTAAATATGGGGCGCATGATGAGAAGTTGCTGTTGGCATCTCGTCCGACGGTTGTGGTTCATGATGTGAACATGCTGGCTAAGGTGCTGGGTGTGCAGAAGGCGTTGTTATGAAATTATTTTTTAATAAGGAGAGGGGCTGGACAACGCTCATCATCGTGCTGTTGTTGTTACTGTTGTGGTCGGTCATCGCTCTGTTTCAACGCGTTTCTTCCAATGAAAAAGAGCAAAATGTCATCACGACGGCATCTGATTTGTATTGGTTTGATCAAGCGATCAATACCCGCCTGAATCATGCTCAATTGCAAGTGTGGGGACTTGCACGTGAGATTGACAACGGTTCATTGAGCATTGAAAATTTTAATAAGCGTTCGGAAAGCATTTTAAACGATGCGCCTGAGTTGACTAACATCATCTGGCTTGACGCAGATGGGCAGACCAAAGTGCGTGCGTCAAATGTACAGGCACAATTACCTAAAGAGCCGATCGCACGTGATTTGGCCGAACAAAATGCATTGCGACGTGCCGCTGAAACACATGAAACGGCCAGCACTGAACCGATTAAAATGACCAATGACAGTTATGAAGTGGCTTTGATTCAACCCTTTTATGATAACAAAAATCAAATCATGGGGTTTATTAAGGCACAGTATTCATTGACGCAATTGTTCAATGGCACCGTACCCGATTGGTTTTCTAAGAAATATTATTTGCACGCGTATTACACAGAAAACACCATTTATTCTACGGCGCAAGACGAGACGGTCACTTTTGACCCAAATTTACCGACCGCCGAGCGCAATATGTACATCAGCACAACACCGATTTTGATGCGAGCACAATTGTATCCTGATCGCCAGTTGTGGGTGTTGCGGGGCTTGTTTGCGGGTATGGTGCTGCTTTTATTGGCTTTGCTGGGGAGTTTGATTGCTTTGATTCGCGACATGCGCCGCCGTCGATTGACAGAAAAAGAGTTGAGAACCCAATACAATTTACGCCATGCAATTGAGAAATCCTTGACGGTTGGTATTCGAGCACACGCATTGGATGGGACAATGTTTTATGTTAATCCTGCATTTTGCGAAATGATTGGCTACGAAGAGGAGGAGATCATCAACATCCAACCGCCTTTGCCGTACATTCCAAAAGAAGAAACTGAAAAGATTTTATGGATTCGTGACACCTTGCTTGAGGATCCAGAAGCCATAACGGTGACGGACATTAAAATGCGCCGTAAATCGGGTGAGGTCATCGACACCATCATGCGCGGTGGGCCGCTGTACGATGAGAAGCAAAGCCAGATTGGCTGGATCACCTCGGTGGAGGACGTGACTGAACGCCGACGTTTGGAGCAGTTTCAAGCCGATGAGCAAAAGCGTCTAGAGGCCGTCAATCATTTGATTAATATGGGTGAAATGGCTTCCGTCATCGCCCACGAGTTGAACCAGCCATTGTCTGCTATTTTGGGTTATACCACAGGTTTGTCCAACTACATTAAAAAGGACACAGGTTCATTGAGCGGTGAAAAATTGATAGATGTGACTGAAAAAATTCGTCGTCAGGCCGATCGTGCTGCCAATGTGACGCGACGAGTGCAACAATTTGTACAGCAAAAATCAATTGCACCTGTGGCCATTGATGTTTCTAACTGGATTAGCCAAAC
The window above is part of the Ephemeroptericola cinctiostellae genome. Proteins encoded here:
- a CDS encoding ATP-binding protein, with product MKLFFNKERGWTTLIIVLLLLLLWSVIALFQRVSSNEKEQNVITTASDLYWFDQAINTRLNHAQLQVWGLAREIDNGSLSIENFNKRSESILNDAPELTNIIWLDADGQTKVRASNVQAQLPKEPIARDLAEQNALRRAAETHETASTEPIKMTNDSYEVALIQPFYDNKNQIMGFIKAQYSLTQLFNGTVPDWFSKKYYLHAYYTENTIYSTAQDETVTFDPNLPTAERNMYISTTPILMRAQLYPDRQLWVLRGLFAGMVLLLLALLGSLIALIRDMRRRRLTEKELRTQYNLRHAIEKSLTVGIRAHALDGTMFYVNPAFCEMIGYEEEEIINIQPPLPYIPKEETEKILWIRDTLLEDPEAITVTDIKMRRKSGEVIDTIMRGGPLYDEKQSQIGWITSVEDVTERRRLEQFQADEQKRLEAVNHLINMGEMASVIAHELNQPLSAILGYTTGLSNYIKKDTGSLSGEKLIDVTEKIRRQADRAANVTRRVQQFVQQKSIAPVAIDVSNWISQTIEFMELEFKKQGGRVINHVEPKEVSPVLIDITMLQQILINLLRNALEAMVEYGSSPREVHIYAENYSLHHVLIQVIDNGPGISVDKVETIFNPFYTTKTHGVGIGLNICRTMMESNGGRLWARADLKGGVFYLTLPIAAEGIPLAD
- a CDS encoding HAD family hydrolase, which translates into the protein MQNLPQTRLIVFDWDGTLFDSTGVIAHSLQKACEALGLAVPTLQEAKHVIGLGFNEAIAQLVGPLNAEQSAAFMTAYRRNYFAGESLVTLYDGILELLNGLQWQGRLMAVATGKSRAGLNRVLLDGHLRSYFDATRTADETASKPHPQMLFELLDELDVPPHQAVMVGDTTYDIDMANAAGMASVAVKYGAHDEKLLLASRPTVVVHDVNMLAKVLGVQKALL